A region of SAR324 cluster bacterium DNA encodes the following proteins:
- a CDS encoding DnaJ domain-containing protein has translation MSQTSFEQKQTIHYYQEPRVRTNDFGMKDIQPPLWFASIRIDETERFLFLGSAFRPVDDSEFLELEAPDQAHPSRENAEHTSFRKQNSASHHAEEKQHEHTSSPETAEKTFYIPSEQEFYKDLNVFKRARAKEVKQHYRRLIKKYHPDQFGLEYQYMQEWMKLINLVHETHLKRRQRAFAR, from the coding sequence ATGTCTCAGACCTCTTTTGAACAGAAACAGACGATCCATTACTATCAGGAACCCAGAGTTCGGACGAATGATTTTGGTATGAAGGACATCCAGCCCCCCTTGTGGTTTGCCTCAATCCGGATTGATGAGACCGAACGGTTTCTGTTTCTGGGTTCAGCCTTCCGTCCGGTGGATGACAGCGAATTTCTGGAACTTGAAGCTCCAGACCAGGCTCACCCATCCCGGGAAAATGCGGAGCACACCTCCTTCCGCAAACAGAACTCAGCATCGCATCATGCCGAGGAAAAACAGCATGAACATACCAGTTCGCCGGAAACTGCTGAAAAAACGTTTTACATTCCCTCTGAACAAGAGTTTTATAAAGACCTCAACGTGTTCAAACGAGCCCGGGCCAAAGAAGTGAAACAGCACTACCGGCGACTGATCAAAAAATATCATCCAGATCAGTTTGGCCTGGAATACCAGTATATGCAGGAATGGATGAAACTCATCAATCTGGTCCATGAAACACACCTCAAACGACGCCAGCGGGCCTTTGCCCGTTAG
- a CDS encoding bifunctional aldolase/short-chain dehydrogenase — MKNLWNAEEAANVGQDALQMRVYTSRLLGKESALVLHGGGNTSVKSTVTNLFGETEEVLFVKGSGWDLATIEAAGFAPVKQETLLKMAKLESLTDLQMVTSQRAAMLDPYAPNPSVEAILHAIIPFKFVDHTHADAVVAVTNTPHGEDHIRKIYGNRVLLVPYVMPGFVLARKIYEMTRDLDWSQLDGIILMNHGVFTFNDDAKASYDMMIQLVSEAESYLEKNGALNRPVKKNPDQPVSTQVIAQLRHQLSNIAGYPVVVHCDTSPEACGFASRNDVEALATRGPLTPDHVIRTKRIPLILREDSVEQCVEAYKREYFAYFERNRTPEQRCLPPIPCWAVWPGKGILTFGQTIKETLIIEDIVHHTIDAVQWAEGLEQWQALPERDIFEVEYWELEQAKLGKVTTRPQFQGKTALVTGGASGIGKACAEHLLKQGACVTVIDLNPAVTNMIKHPGFLGIMGDVTRQDVIQQAIDQTILQFGGMDILVCNAGIFPPSSTLAKMDPALWDKSLLLNLTSHQRIMSLSFPVLQQGQDPSVVMIGSKNVPAPGPGAGAYSVAKAGFTQLARIAALEWASAGIRINTVHPNAVFDTGIWTPEVLQARARHYGLTVEEYKTNNLLKKEVTSHDVAEMVCAMAGNTFGKTTGAQVPVDGGNERVI; from the coding sequence ATGAAAAATTTATGGAATGCTGAAGAAGCCGCAAATGTTGGGCAGGATGCCCTGCAAATGAGAGTTTACACCTCCCGTCTGCTGGGGAAAGAGTCGGCGCTGGTGCTACACGGAGGAGGAAATACTTCTGTTAAATCAACGGTGACCAATTTATTTGGAGAAACGGAAGAGGTTCTGTTTGTCAAAGGCAGTGGTTGGGATCTGGCAACGATTGAAGCCGCAGGATTCGCGCCGGTCAAGCAGGAGACACTGCTGAAAATGGCCAAACTGGAATCGCTGACGGATTTACAAATGGTCACGTCTCAACGTGCGGCAATGCTGGACCCCTATGCGCCGAATCCCTCTGTGGAAGCCATTCTTCATGCGATCATTCCCTTCAAGTTTGTGGATCATACCCATGCGGATGCAGTAGTCGCAGTAACCAACACTCCTCATGGCGAAGACCATATTCGAAAAATTTACGGCAACAGGGTTTTGCTCGTGCCGTATGTCATGCCGGGTTTTGTGCTTGCGCGAAAAATTTATGAAATGACCAGGGATCTGGACTGGAGCCAACTCGATGGCATCATCCTGATGAATCATGGCGTATTCACCTTCAATGATGACGCAAAAGCGAGCTATGACATGATGATCCAGTTGGTTTCTGAAGCGGAGTCCTATCTTGAAAAAAATGGCGCGCTCAACAGGCCTGTTAAAAAAAATCCGGATCAGCCTGTCTCAACTCAGGTTATTGCCCAATTACGACATCAATTGTCCAACATTGCGGGCTATCCCGTAGTGGTGCATTGTGACACATCTCCAGAGGCTTGCGGTTTTGCCTCACGGAATGATGTTGAAGCCCTTGCGACCAGAGGACCCCTGACGCCAGACCATGTGATACGGACAAAACGGATCCCGCTCATACTCAGGGAAGATTCTGTGGAGCAATGTGTTGAAGCCTACAAACGGGAGTATTTCGCTTATTTTGAACGAAACCGTACTCCCGAACAGCGTTGCCTGCCCCCCATCCCCTGCTGGGCAGTCTGGCCCGGAAAAGGCATTCTTACTTTTGGTCAAACGATCAAGGAAACCCTCATCATTGAAGATATTGTTCATCACACGATTGACGCCGTTCAATGGGCCGAAGGCCTGGAACAATGGCAAGCCCTGCCGGAACGGGATATTTTTGAAGTGGAATACTGGGAACTCGAGCAGGCAAAACTTGGCAAGGTCACAACCAGACCCCAGTTTCAGGGCAAAACCGCACTGGTTACCGGCGGTGCGAGTGGTATTGGCAAGGCCTGTGCGGAACATCTGCTCAAACAAGGAGCCTGTGTGACCGTCATTGACCTGAATCCTGCTGTGACAAACATGATAAAACACCCCGGATTTCTGGGTATCATGGGTGATGTCACCCGGCAGGATGTGATTCAACAAGCCATTGATCAAACAATTTTGCAATTTGGTGGAATGGATATTCTGGTGTGCAATGCCGGAATCTTTCCGCCCAGTTCAACTTTGGCAAAAATGGACCCTGCCCTGTGGGACAAAAGCCTTCTCCTCAATCTGACCTCTCATCAACGAATCATGAGTCTTTCGTTTCCAGTGCTTCAGCAAGGTCAGGATCCCTCGGTGGTGATGATCGGTTCCAAGAACGTGCCGGCCCCCGGACCCGGTGCCGGCGCCTATTCCGTGGCAAAAGCAGGCTTCACCCAACTCGCACGTATTGCCGCCCTTGAATGGGCCTCAGCCGGTATCCGCATCAACACAGTGCATCCCAACGCCGTGTTTGACACAGGAATCTGGACGCCTGAAGTGCTTCAGGCCCGTGCCCGACACTATGGATTGACTGTGGAAGAATACAAAACCAACAATCTGCTGAAAAAAGAGGTCACCTCGCACGATGTTGCCGAGATGGTTTGTGCCATGGCAGGCAATACGTTCGGCAAAACAACTGGTGCGCAGGTTCCTGTCGATGGTGGTAACGAACGTGTGATCTGA
- the lysA gene encoding diaminopimelate decarboxylase, whose product METVNNQILFEGISARELIQQYGSPLYVYEESVIKTQIEQLKKNFPNLQPGIHYAMKANPNPAILKLVLEAGCGVDTVSPLEVQLALDTGFSPQKIIFTGNNVTPEELFWCVNQGVLVNLDSLDRVADFGAKFPGTVISVRVNPGIGAGHHDHCITGGPKSKFGIYHDQMPQLMELLTRFHLKLTGIHSHIGTGILEPQPMMDAMDLILQVAETLPDLEFVDVGGGFGIPYQPGQQTLDIQQLGAKMSRRFQQFCEHRGKTLELKIEPGRYIIASSGTLLTCVNTIKNTPEYRFVGVDSGFNHLIRPMLYGSYHRIENASAVNNPLVKTVVVGNICETGDIFTSGAQGQIAREIPECKSGDILALRDAGAYGISMSSQYNMRPRPAEVMICSGTSRLIRRRETYEDLIRTFV is encoded by the coding sequence ATGGAAACCGTCAATAACCAGATACTGTTTGAAGGAATCTCTGCCCGGGAGTTAATCCAGCAATATGGATCACCTCTTTATGTGTATGAAGAATCTGTGATCAAAACCCAGATTGAGCAACTCAAGAAAAATTTCCCGAACCTTCAACCGGGAATTCATTATGCCATGAAAGCCAATCCAAACCCCGCAATCCTCAAGTTGGTCCTGGAGGCGGGATGCGGCGTTGACACTGTTTCGCCACTGGAAGTCCAACTGGCACTTGACACAGGTTTTTCTCCTCAAAAAATCATTTTTACGGGAAATAACGTCACTCCTGAAGAACTGTTCTGGTGTGTCAATCAGGGAGTTCTGGTGAATCTGGATTCACTGGATCGTGTGGCTGATTTTGGCGCAAAATTTCCCGGCACGGTCATCTCTGTGCGTGTTAACCCGGGGATTGGCGCTGGACACCATGATCACTGCATCACCGGCGGCCCCAAATCCAAATTCGGTATTTATCATGATCAAATGCCACAACTCATGGAACTGCTGACCCGATTCCATCTTAAATTGACAGGAATCCATTCTCATATCGGCACCGGCATTCTCGAGCCTCAACCCATGATGGATGCGATGGACCTGATTCTTCAGGTTGCAGAGACACTCCCTGACCTTGAATTTGTGGATGTGGGTGGTGGGTTTGGGATTCCGTACCAACCCGGGCAACAAACTCTGGATATTCAGCAACTGGGTGCAAAAATGAGCCGTCGTTTTCAGCAATTCTGTGAGCACAGAGGTAAAACCCTGGAATTAAAAATTGAACCGGGACGCTATATTATCGCCTCTTCCGGAACCCTGCTAACCTGTGTGAACACGATCAAAAACACACCTGAATACCGTTTTGTCGGTGTTGACAGTGGCTTCAATCATTTAATCCGTCCCATGCTGTATGGTTCCTATCACCGCATAGAAAATGCCTCAGCGGTCAATAACCCCCTTGTCAAAACGGTGGTGGTCGGTAATATCTGCGAAACGGGAGATATTTTTACCAGTGGTGCTCAGGGACAAATCGCCCGGGAAATCCCGGAATGCAAGTCTGGTGATATTCTTGCCCTTCGCGACGCCGGAGCCTATGGGATTTCCATGAGTTCGCAATACAACATGCGTCCCAGACCTGCGGAAGTCATGATTTGTTCTGGAACGTCACGACTTATTCGTCGCAGAGAAACCTATGAAGATCTGATTCGTACTTTTGTCTAA
- a CDS encoding cyclic nucleotide-binding domain-containing protein encodes MSQKKEFALILVDDERTVLESLQPDIQKYTGNSLLIETCESAQEAWEVMEDLQNSGISILCIISDYYMPSMNGVDFLIRANQDSRFGITRKILLSGQAKYENVIQGINQSAIHRCLTKPWDVKELLANVEEVVTDYFLSFAPDQIIVYQKLIKTEKLTHAFVDSRNEQEVLHRKIEQMQESFLDQTNASDETLFHQLFQEIEKFTQESGEAIVFQFKAGTLIIEENQPNAYLWLMTQGELELTKQGDDGREHKVSVARRGSLLGLISFISGEPAFTHCRALTDIEVMRLSRDVLEKIMKNDPVFLTLFANTLLRSLTERIKNSTEVQLRLEETLLKLDAAHIQLVDAEKMATLGQLVAGIAHELNNPVAAILRGTEYLKDKIPQLLNSESGKEVDALGGGLLLTALTMSPLSTSEIRKRTKDAQEFYPSMNIARKAVQLGLDTKDQFKRYFKGYKNDQLENIISDLDTYYQAGSFLRNIEVCSTRIAALVRGLKNYARLDTDTVTTVDLHEGIEDTLMIFSSKLKNFEVIKEYQTLPPVECYASQLNQVWTNLISNSIGAMGESGRITIQTGMTDDGSKIRVIFEDNGPGIPPELIEKIFELNFTTKRGSNFGLGMGLAICRQIVTRHGGTLTAESKPGEWTRFTMTLATTFSHNSV; translated from the coding sequence ATGTCTCAGAAGAAAGAATTCGCGCTCATCTTGGTGGATGATGAACGAACTGTACTGGAAAGCCTCCAGCCGGATATCCAAAAATACACAGGCAACTCGCTCCTGATTGAAACGTGTGAAAGCGCGCAGGAAGCCTGGGAGGTGATGGAAGATTTACAGAATTCTGGAATCAGTATCCTCTGTATTATTTCAGATTATTACATGCCTTCCATGAACGGCGTGGATTTTTTGATTCGTGCGAATCAGGATTCCAGATTTGGCATTACGCGCAAAATTCTGTTAAGCGGTCAGGCCAAATATGAAAATGTGATTCAGGGCATCAACCAGTCTGCCATCCATCGTTGTCTCACCAAACCATGGGATGTCAAGGAATTGTTAGCCAACGTGGAAGAGGTGGTGACCGATTATTTTTTATCATTTGCTCCAGACCAGATCATCGTTTATCAGAAACTCATCAAAACTGAAAAACTCACACACGCGTTTGTGGACTCCCGAAATGAACAGGAAGTCCTGCACCGCAAAATTGAACAGATGCAGGAAAGCTTTCTTGATCAAACCAATGCTTCCGATGAAACCCTGTTCCATCAACTATTTCAGGAAATTGAAAAATTCACTCAGGAATCCGGTGAAGCCATTGTGTTCCAATTCAAGGCAGGCACTTTGATTATTGAAGAGAATCAACCAAACGCCTACCTGTGGTTGATGACTCAGGGCGAACTGGAACTCACGAAACAAGGAGATGATGGCCGGGAACATAAAGTATCGGTGGCTCGTCGCGGTTCTTTGCTCGGTCTGATTTCCTTCATCAGTGGCGAACCGGCTTTCACACATTGCAGGGCTTTGACGGATATTGAAGTCATGCGACTCAGCAGGGATGTGCTTGAAAAAATCATGAAAAATGATCCCGTCTTTTTAACCTTATTTGCCAACACTCTGCTACGGAGTTTAACCGAACGTATTAAAAATTCGACTGAAGTCCAGCTCAGACTGGAAGAAACGCTACTGAAACTGGATGCCGCCCACATTCAATTAGTGGATGCGGAAAAAATGGCGACTCTCGGACAATTGGTGGCCGGAATTGCCCATGAATTGAATAATCCCGTAGCCGCTATTTTAAGAGGAACCGAATACCTCAAAGACAAAATCCCCCAATTGCTGAATTCCGAATCCGGAAAAGAAGTTGACGCTCTGGGAGGCGGATTGCTTCTTACCGCACTTACCATGTCACCGCTGTCTACGTCTGAGATACGAAAACGCACCAAAGACGCTCAGGAATTTTACCCTTCCATGAATATTGCGCGAAAAGCCGTACAATTGGGACTGGACACCAAAGACCAATTCAAACGGTATTTCAAAGGCTATAAAAATGATCAACTGGAAAATATTATCAGTGATCTCGACACCTACTATCAGGCTGGTAGCTTTTTACGCAACATTGAAGTGTGCAGTACCCGTATTGCGGCTCTGGTCCGTGGTCTGAAAAACTATGCCCGACTGGACACGGATACGGTTACCACCGTTGATCTGCATGAAGGCATTGAAGACACCCTGATGATATTTTCCAGCAAACTTAAAAATTTTGAAGTGATCAAGGAATATCAGACATTGCCTCCTGTCGAGTGTTATGCGTCACAACTCAACCAGGTTTGGACCAATCTGATTTCGAATTCCATTGGTGCGATGGGCGAATCAGGACGTATTACTATCCAGACCGGCATGACAGACGATGGTTCCAAAATTCGGGTGATTTTTGAAGACAATGGTCCCGGAATTCCACCAGAATTGATTGAAAAAATTTTTGAACTTAATTTTACTACCAAGCGGGGGTCTAACTTTGGTTTGGGAATGGGGTTGGCGATTTGCCGCCAGATTGTCACCCGCCACGGTGGGACCTTGACCGCTGAATCAAAGCCGGGAGAATGGACTCGTTTTACTATGACGCTGGCAACAACATTTTCACACAATTCCGTGTGA
- a CDS encoding response regulator, with protein sequence MNKFTILCVDDEREVLDSVVQDLDALSSMFDIEAANSVREAREIIEDLERDDRQLALALCDHIMPEIKGIDYLIELNQEEFTESARKVLLTGQAGLEDTIQAINRGGLHYYVSKPWTAESLMKVVVDQLTTFIIANEPHMMNYARVLDQARIFGAVHKVGGDY encoded by the coding sequence ATGAATAAATTCACAATTCTGTGTGTTGATGATGAACGTGAAGTGTTGGACAGTGTGGTTCAGGATCTGGATGCGCTGAGTTCCATGTTTGATATTGAGGCCGCAAACAGTGTGAGAGAGGCCAGAGAAATTATTGAAGATCTGGAGCGGGATGATCGTCAGTTGGCATTGGCCCTGTGTGACCATATCATGCCCGAAATCAAGGGCATTGATTATCTCATTGAACTCAATCAGGAAGAATTCACCGAAAGCGCCCGTAAAGTATTGCTGACAGGGCAGGCCGGACTGGAAGACACCATTCAGGCCATCAATCGTGGAGGATTGCATTATTATGTATCAAAACCATGGACGGCCGAGTCTCTGATGAAAGTGGTTGTGGATCAACTCACCACCTTTATCATCGCCAATGAACCGCACATGATGAATTACGCAAGGGTGCTGGATCAGGCGCGTATTTTCGGAGCCGTACACAAAGTTGGCGGCGATTATTAA